A segment of the Phycisphaerae bacterium RAS1 genome:
AATTTTGAGTATCACAGCATCGGCCGCCCGACTGTGAAGCCGTAGCGGCCGACCTCCGAGTCGGCCGTAGCGCCGGACCTCCGCGTCCGCCGGTTGGGTGGCACGGTCAAGCCGTCGCGATGAAGGTTTCTCGCTCGCGAGACGTCTTCGGCGCGACGGCTTGACCGTGCCACCCGAAACGAGCGTGCCACCCACAAAGTCTGGGTGCTTTACATGCCCTTGCCTGTTGCAAACGACCGGAAGGTCTCGCTCAAGACGCTCCTCGCCGAGCACACCGCCCCGGCCGCCGAAGCGCTGATCCGCCGCGAAGGCGACGCCATCCGCTGCTTCTCCTGCGGCCACCGCTGCAAGGTCCTTCCCGGCCGCCCCGGCGTCTGCCGCGTGCGTTTCAACGACGGGGGCGTGCTGCGCGTGCCTTTCGGCTACGTCGCCGGGCTGGCCGCCGACCCGATCGAGAAAAAGCCCTTTTTCCACGCCTATCCCGGGGCGGAGGCCTTGTCGTTCGGCATGCTGGGTTGCGATTTTCACTGCGGCTATTGCCAGAACTGGGTCACGAGCCAGGCCCTGCGCGACGACGAGGCCGTCTCGCAGCCGCTGTACGTGACGCCCGAGCGCATCGTGCAGCTCGCGCTCGAGAATGACTGCCGCGTCGTCACCAGCACCTACAACGAGCCGCTGATCACGTCAGAATGGGCGGTGGCGGTCTTCAAGCTGGCGAAGCAGGCAGGCCTGGCCTGCTCCTACGTCTCGAACGGCAACGGCACGCCCGAAGTGCTCGATTACATCCGCCCATGCGTCGATCTGTACAAAGTGGATCTCAAGGCCTTCCGCGACCGCACCTACCGCGACCTCGGCGGCGTGCTCGACAACACGCTCAACACGCTGCGCCTGCTGAAAAAGCTCGACTTCTGGACCGAAGTCGTCACGCTCATCATCCCGGGCATGAACGATTCCGACGAAGAGCTGCGGGAGATAGCGG
Coding sequences within it:
- the pflA gene encoding Pyruvate formate-lyase 1-activating enzyme, whose amino-acid sequence is MPLPVANDRKVSLKTLLAEHTAPAAEALIRREGDAIRCFSCGHRCKVLPGRPGVCRVRFNDGGVLRVPFGYVAGLAADPIEKKPFFHAYPGAEALSFGMLGCDFHCGYCQNWVTSQALRDDEAVSQPLYVTPERIVQLALENDCRVVTSTYNEPLITSEWAVAVFKLAKQAGLACSYVSNGNGTPEVLDYIRPCVDLYKVDLKAFRDRTYRDLGGVLDNTLNTLRLLKKLDFWTEVVTLIIPGMNDSDEELREIADFLAGVSPDIPWHVTAFHPDYKMTDPPRTSVETLLRACEIGKRAGLKFVYAGNLPGLVGDHENTYCPACRELLIKRYGFTVRMNRITDGACAACGERIPGVWGGAQKTTRGGAGAPRRVRA